The proteins below come from a single Epinephelus moara isolate mb chromosome 19, YSFRI_EMoa_1.0, whole genome shotgun sequence genomic window:
- the LOC126406865 gene encoding D(1)-like dopamine receptor gives MENYTMWSNFTQVLSELDGTGGEEEEDDDEDGGSGAGSGGLRVLVGCVLFLLIVSTLLGNTLVCAAVVRFRHLRSKVTNFFVISLAVSDLFVAVLVMPWEAITEVTGTWLFGRFCGVWIAFDIMCSTASILNLCIISVDRYWAIASPFKYERKMTHRVAFVMIGVAWSLSILISFIPVQLNWHQVGEEEEEVMEEVMDMMAASGRNFTNSSNLNLNTSAVAKSCVANLNKTYAISSSLISFYIPVVIMIATYTRIYRIAQTQIRRITSLERAAEQAQNQGHGMNRNQQQQHRPNDEASLKSSFKKETKVLKTLSIIMGVFVFCWLPFFVLNCTVPFCDPPCVSDTTFTVFVWFGWANSSLNPVIYAFNADFRRAFATILGCNQMCSNNTVEAVNFSDELVSYHHDTTLHKEALVPAQPQQHPCTINVGSDHLEDMSAQFDEESIISNGSQSNNRLLLLPATVQFEDDPEISLETITPFTSAAGLESDALIPGQVHRDG, from the coding sequence ATGGAGAACTACACGATGTGGAGTAATTTCACCCAAGTTCTGTCGGAGCTGGACGGGACAGGCggcgaggaagaggaggacgacGACGAGGACGGCGGGAGCGGTGCAGGCAGCGGAGGACTGCGCGTCCTCGTCGGCTGCGTCCTCTTCCTGCTCATCGTGTCCACGCTGCTCGGGAACACGCTGGTGTGCGCCGCCGTGGTCAGGTTCCGCCACCTGCGCTCCAAAGTCACCAACTTCTTCGTCATCTCTCTGGCCGTGTCTGACCTCTTCGTGGCCGTGCTGGTGATGCCATGGGAGGCCATCACTGAGGTGACCGGCACGTGGCTGTTCGGACGCTTTTGTGGGGTCTGGATCGCCTTTGACATCATGTGCTCCACAGCCTCCATCTTGAACCTGTGCATAATCAGTGTGGACCGCTACTGGGCCATCGCCAGCCCCTTCAAGTATGAGCGGAAGATGACTCACCGGGTGGCGTTTGTCATGATCGGGGTGGCGTGGTCGCTGTCCATCCTGATTTCCTTCATCCCAGTGCAGCTCAACTGGCACCAGgttggggaggaggaggaagaggtgatggaggaggtgatggACATGATGGCCGCCAGTGGCAGGAACttcacaaacagcagcaacCTCAACCTCAACACCAGCGCCGTCGCTAAAAGCTGTGTCGCCAACTTGAACAAAACCTACgccatctcctcctccctcatcaGCTTCTACATCCCGGTGGTGATCATGATCGCCACCTACACCCGGATCTACAGGATTGCTCAGACCCAAATCCGTCGGATCACATCTCTGGAGCGGGCGGCGGAGCAGGCGCAGAACCAAGGTCACGGCATGAACcgaaaccagcagcagcagcatcgaCCCAACGATGAAGCCTCACTGAAGTCGTCGTTCAAGAAGGAAACCAAAGTCTTGAAGACGCTCTCCATCATCATGGGGGTGTTTGTCTTCTGCTGGCTGCCGTTCTTCGTCCTCAACTGCACGGTCCCGTTCTGTGACCCGCCCTGTGTCAGCGACACCACCTTCACCGTCTTCGTCTGGTTCGGCTGGGCCAACTCCTCCCTCAACCCGGTCATTTACGCATTCAACGCAGACTTCCGCCGGGCCTTCGCCACCATCCTGGGCTGCAACCAAATGTGCTCCAACAACACGGTGGAGGCTGTGAACTTCAGCGACGAGCTTGTGTCTTACCACCATGACACCACGCTCCACAAGGAGGCGCTGGTCCCTGCGCAGCCACAGCAGCATCCTTGCACCATTAACGTCGGGTCCGACCACCTGGAGGACATGAGCGCACAGTTTGATGAGGAGTCGATCATCTCCAATGGTTCCCAGAGCAAcaacaggctgctgctgcttcctgccACTGTCCAGTTTGAGGATGACCCTGAGATCTCCTTGGAAACAATCACGCCGTTCACCTCAGCGGCGGGACTTGAGAGTGATGCTCTAATACCAGGTCAAGTCCACCGGGATGGATAA